In bacterium, the following are encoded in one genomic region:
- the dapB gene encoding 4-hydroxy-tetrahydrodipicolinate reductase, producing MKIGLLGSGRMGKEVERLASTLGDEICVRFDLGSALKADSDVAGASVLIDFSSADAVVANLTAAAALSLPVVEGTTGWLAQLERVRTIPGLTMVYSSNFSMGVYRFLQLVKTAGRLYGVEAQYDVYIHEWHHRGKADSPSGTAMTLAQALLEVLPQKTELLTTASSGEIPAHTLHVSSTRVGRVPGTHEVGFDSAFDQITLRHQAFGREAFAYGALQAAHWIVDRRGMYTMDDFMAGQS from the coding sequence ATGAAAATAGGTTTGCTGGGCAGCGGCCGTATGGGAAAAGAGGTGGAGCGCCTGGCATCCACGCTGGGAGATGAGATCTGCGTCCGTTTTGATCTGGGCTCAGCACTGAAGGCGGATTCCGATGTGGCTGGTGCCAGCGTGTTGATCGATTTCAGCAGCGCCGACGCCGTGGTCGCCAATCTGACCGCCGCGGCTGCGCTTTCCCTGCCCGTGGTCGAGGGCACTACCGGTTGGCTGGCGCAGCTCGAGCGGGTGCGGACCATTCCCGGACTAACGATGGTGTACAGCTCCAATTTTTCCATGGGTGTTTATCGTTTTCTCCAATTGGTGAAAACAGCCGGCCGGCTTTACGGCGTTGAGGCGCAGTATGATGTTTATATCCATGAGTGGCATCACCGCGGCAAGGCGGACAGTCCCAGCGGGACCGCCATGACCCTGGCCCAGGCTCTGCTCGAGGTCCTGCCGCAGAAAACCGAACTGTTGACCACCGCGTCGTCGGGAGAAATCCCTGCGCACACTTTGCACGTCTCCTCCACGCGCGTCGGCCGTGTGCCCGGCACCCATGAAGTCGGTTTCGATTCTGCGTTCGATCAGATCACGCTGAGACATCAGGCGTTCGGCCGTGAGGCCTTTGCCTATGGAGCGCTGCAGGCCGCCCATTGGATTGTAGACCGCCGCGGCATGTACACCATGGACGATTTTATGGCCGGACAGAGTTGA